A genomic window from Aquitalea aquatilis includes:
- the serC gene encoding 3-phosphoserine/phosphohydroxythreonine transaminase: protein MAKVYNFSAGPAVLPHEVLAQAQSEMLDWHGSGMSVMEMSHRGKEFMEIIHDAEHDLRELMQVPAGYKVLFLQGGASLQFSMVPLNLLGDKQSVDIVNTGHWSKLAVKEARRYCNVNVVASSEDRNFAYVPAEETWQRDPNAAYLHYTSNETIGGLQFPFVPADQGVPLVCDMSSDFLSREVDVSKFGLIYAGAQKNIGPSGLVVLLVREDLLGRARADLPTMLNYQTHADADSMYNTPATYPIYIAGLVFKWLKQLGGVKGMESRNAEKAGLLYHAIEASEGFYHTHIDAPFRSRMNVVFRLKDDALEESFLMEARKNGLIQLKGHRVVGGMRASIYNAMPIEGVKSLANFMQDFARQHG, encoded by the coding sequence ATGGCCAAGGTGTATAACTTTTCTGCCGGACCGGCGGTATTGCCCCACGAAGTACTGGCTCAAGCCCAGAGCGAAATGCTGGACTGGCACGGCTCCGGCATGTCGGTAATGGAAATGAGCCATCGCGGCAAGGAGTTCATGGAAATCATCCATGATGCCGAACACGATCTGCGCGAGCTGATGCAGGTACCGGCCGGCTACAAGGTGCTGTTCCTGCAGGGCGGCGCTTCCCTGCAGTTTTCCATGGTGCCGCTCAACCTGCTGGGCGACAAGCAGTCGGTGGACATCGTCAATACCGGCCACTGGTCCAAGCTGGCGGTCAAGGAAGCGCGCCGTTATTGCAATGTCAATGTGGTGGCCAGCAGCGAAGACCGCAATTTTGCCTATGTACCGGCAGAGGAAACCTGGCAGCGCGACCCCAACGCCGCCTATCTGCACTACACCTCGAATGAAACCATCGGCGGCCTGCAATTCCCCTTTGTGCCTGCCGATCAAGGCGTGCCGCTGGTTTGTGACATGTCGTCCGACTTCCTGTCACGCGAAGTGGATGTCAGCAAGTTCGGCCTGATCTACGCCGGCGCGCAGAAGAATATCGGCCCGTCCGGTCTGGTGGTGTTGCTGGTGCGCGAGGACCTGTTGGGCCGCGCCCGTGCCGACCTGCCGACCATGCTGAATTATCAGACGCACGCCGATGCCGACTCCATGTACAACACGCCGGCGACCTATCCCATTTATATTGCCGGCCTGGTGTTCAAGTGGCTGAAGCAGCTGGGCGGGGTCAAGGGCATGGAAAGCCGCAATGCGGAAAAGGCCGGCCTGTTGTATCACGCCATCGAGGCCAGCGAAGGCTTTTACCACACGCATATCGATGCGCCGTTCCGCTCGCGCATGAATGTGGTGTTCCGCCTGAAGGACGACGCGCTGGAGGAGAGCTTCCTGATGGAAGCCCGCAAGAACGGCCTGATCCAGCTCAAGGGTCATCGCGTGGTGGGTGGCATGCGTGCCTCCATCTACAACGCCATGCCTATCGAAGGCGTCAAGTCGCTGGCCAACTTCATGCAGGACTTCGCCCGTCAGCACGGCTGA
- a CDS encoding PaaI family thioesterase: MSQFMQQLAALRDDNNVAALCEAIPYARLMGVEVSTGDDGELLFQLPFHPRNVGNTALPALHGGLIGGFLENAALLHLIWHRESLEAPKIVDFSLDYLRSGRPQTLFARCEITKQGKRVAHVLIEAWQEDRRKPVAVARAHFLLTQ; this comes from the coding sequence ATGAGCCAATTCATGCAGCAACTGGCCGCCCTGCGCGATGACAATAATGTCGCCGCACTGTGCGAGGCCATTCCCTATGCCCGCCTGATGGGCGTGGAAGTCAGCACTGGCGATGATGGCGAATTGCTGTTTCAGCTGCCGTTCCATCCACGCAATGTCGGCAATACCGCCTTACCGGCGCTGCACGGCGGGCTGATTGGCGGCTTTCTGGAAAATGCCGCGCTCTTGCACCTGATCTGGCATCGCGAATCGCTGGAGGCACCCAAGATTGTCGATTTTTCGCTGGATTACCTGCGCTCAGGCCGGCCGCAAACCCTGTTTGCCCGCTGCGAAATCACCAAGCAGGGCAAGCGCGTCGCCCATGTATTGATAGAAGCCTGGCAGGAAGACCGCCGCAAGCCGGTGGCTGTTGCCCGGGCCCATTTCCTGCTTACGCAGTGA
- a CDS encoding PaaI family thioesterase: MTATPANAQVLETMSALFVSLPHCATLGFQYLGTEGRQPTLKVDWREDLVGNPASGTIHGGVITSLVDTTSAISVTACLPDFETIATLDLRIDYLKAATPGKAIYCQAECYRLASQIAFTRAVCYHDNPSDPIAHGVATFMRESSRASMLKEGA, translated from the coding sequence ATGACGGCAACGCCTGCCAATGCGCAGGTACTGGAGACGATGAGCGCGCTCTTCGTCTCCTTGCCGCACTGCGCCACCCTCGGTTTCCAGTATCTGGGCACCGAGGGCCGCCAACCCACCCTGAAAGTGGACTGGCGTGAAGATCTGGTCGGCAACCCGGCCAGCGGCACCATCCACGGCGGGGTCATCACCTCGCTGGTGGATACCACCAGTGCCATTTCGGTTACCGCCTGCCTGCCAGACTTTGAAACCATCGCCACGCTCGACCTGCGCATCGACTATCTCAAGGCAGCAACACCGGGCAAGGCCATCTACTGCCAGGCCGAATGCTACCGCCTGGCCAGTCAGATCGCCTTCACCCGTGCGGTGTGCTACCACGACAACCCGTCTGACCCCATCGCCCATGGCGTGGCTACCTTCATGCGTGAATCCAGCCGTGCCTCCATGCTGAAAGAGGGGGCCTGA
- the gyrA gene encoding DNA gyrase subunit A: MTDQLFAKETIPISLEEEMRRSYLDYAMSVIVGRALPDVRDGLKPVHRRVLFAMHELSNDWNRAYKKSARIVGDVIGKYHPHGDSAVYDTIVRMAQDFSLRYPLVDGQGNFGSVDGDSAAAMRYTEIRMARIAHELLADIDKETVDFGPNYDGSEHEPLILPAKIPNLLINGSSGIAVGMATNIPPHNLTEVVDACLALLANPELTIDDLIDIIPAPDFPTAGIIYGTAGVKEGYRTGRGRVIMRARTHFEDIGKGDRQAIIVDEIPYQVNKSRLLERIAELVRDKQIEGISDLRDESDKSGMRVVIELKRGEMPEVVLNHLFKLTQLQDSFGINMVALVDGQPRLLNLKQIIDEFLRHRREVVTRRTIFELRKARERGHILEGLAVALSNVDDIIALIKASETPPAAKIALMARPWRSELVEEMLSRVDQSKARPDGLDVEFGLHADGYRLSDAQAQAILEMRLQRLTGLEQDKIVGEYRDIMAIILDLIDILERPERINQIIGDELLAIKTQFGDGRRSEIEPFGGDINIEDLITPQDMVVTISHTGYIKTQPIDDYRSQRRGGRGKQAAATKDDDFIDTLFVANTHDYVLCFSSKGRCYWIKVYNLPQGGRNSRGKPMVNVLPLADGEKINALLPIKAFTDGEVEDEIEDDEAAALKAKGPFIFMCTANGTVKKTPLEAFSRPRTAGIIAVRLDEGDNLIGVALTSGNEQIMLFSDGGKAVRFSETDVRPMGRTAAGVRGMMLAEGQHVISLLVTNSEEQQVLTASDGGYGKRTRTGEFRHTSRGTQGVIAMDLTDKTGLKLVAASLVEDSDDVMLITTGGVLIRTKVSEVRETGRSAQGVRLINLDEGEKLIGLEKVAEGESDEEAEVVDGDAADAPAADAASAGDAEA, translated from the coding sequence ATGACAGATCAGCTTTTCGCCAAGGAAACGATCCCAATCAGCCTCGAAGAGGAAATGCGCCGCTCCTACCTCGATTACGCCATGAGCGTGATCGTGGGCCGCGCTCTTCCCGATGTGCGTGATGGCCTCAAACCGGTACATCGTCGCGTGCTGTTTGCCATGCACGAACTTTCCAACGACTGGAACCGCGCCTACAAGAAATCGGCGCGTATCGTAGGCGATGTCATCGGTAAATATCACCCGCACGGTGACTCGGCTGTTTACGACACCATCGTGCGCATGGCGCAGGACTTCAGCCTGCGCTACCCGCTGGTGGATGGCCAGGGCAACTTCGGCTCGGTGGATGGCGATAGCGCCGCCGCCATGCGTTATACCGAAATCCGCATGGCGCGCATTGCGCACGAGCTGCTGGCTGATATCGACAAGGAAACCGTCGACTTCGGGCCGAACTATGATGGTTCGGAGCACGAGCCGCTGATTCTGCCGGCCAAGATCCCCAATCTGCTGATCAATGGCTCCTCCGGCATTGCCGTGGGCATGGCCACCAACATTCCGCCGCACAACCTGACGGAAGTGGTGGATGCCTGTCTGGCACTGCTGGCCAATCCGGAACTGACCATCGATGATCTGATCGACATCATTCCGGCACCTGATTTCCCCACCGCCGGCATCATCTATGGCACGGCCGGGGTGAAAGAGGGCTACCGCACTGGTCGCGGCCGCGTCATCATGCGCGCCCGCACTCATTTCGAAGACATCGGCAAGGGCGATCGCCAGGCCATCATCGTCGACGAAATTCCGTACCAGGTGAACAAGTCCCGTCTGCTGGAGCGCATTGCCGAACTGGTGCGCGACAAGCAGATTGAAGGCATTTCCGATCTGCGCGACGAGTCGGACAAGTCCGGCATGCGCGTGGTGATCGAGCTCAAACGCGGCGAAATGCCGGAAGTGGTGCTCAACCACCTGTTCAAGCTGACCCAGCTGCAAGACAGCTTCGGCATCAATATGGTGGCCCTGGTCGATGGCCAGCCGCGCCTGTTGAACCTGAAGCAGATCATTGACGAATTCCTGCGTCACCGCCGCGAAGTCGTTACCCGTCGCACCATTTTCGAGCTGCGCAAGGCACGCGAACGTGGCCATATCCTGGAAGGTCTGGCGGTGGCGCTGTCCAATGTGGACGACATCATTGCCCTGATCAAGGCCTCGGAAACCCCGCCGGCCGCCAAGATCGCGCTGATGGCGCGCCCGTGGCGCTCCGAGCTGGTGGAAGAAATGCTGTCGCGCGTGGACCAGAGCAAGGCCCGCCCGGATGGTCTGGATGTCGAGTTCGGCCTGCACGCGGACGGCTACCGCCTGTCCGACGCCCAGGCTCAGGCCATTCTGGAAATGCGCCTGCAACGCCTGACCGGCCTGGAGCAGGACAAGATCGTCGGCGAATACCGCGACATCATGGCCATCATTCTGGATTTGATCGACATTCTGGAACGCCCGGAACGCATCAACCAGATCATCGGTGACGAGCTGCTGGCCATCAAGACCCAGTTTGGCGATGGCCGCCGCTCCGAAATCGAGCCGTTTGGTGGCGACATCAACATCGAGGACCTGATCACCCCGCAAGACATGGTGGTGACCATTTCCCATACCGGCTATATCAAGACCCAGCCGATCGACGACTACCGCTCGCAGCGCCGCGGCGGTCGTGGCAAGCAGGCTGCAGCCACCAAGGATGACGATTTCATCGACACCCTGTTCGTGGCCAATACCCACGACTACGTGCTGTGCTTCTCCAGCAAGGGTCGCTGCTACTGGATCAAGGTCTACAATCTGCCGCAAGGCGGCCGCAACAGCCGTGGCAAGCCGATGGTGAATGTGCTGCCGCTGGCTGATGGCGAAAAGATCAACGCATTGCTGCCGATCAAGGCCTTTACCGACGGTGAAGTCGAGGACGAGATCGAGGACGACGAAGCCGCCGCCCTCAAGGCCAAGGGCCCGTTCATCTTCATGTGTACCGCCAACGGTACGGTGAAGAAAACCCCGCTGGAAGCCTTCTCCCGCCCGCGTACTGCCGGCATCATCGCCGTGCGTCTGGATGAGGGCGACAACCTGATCGGCGTGGCGCTGACTTCCGGCAACGAGCAGATCATGCTGTTCTCCGATGGCGGCAAGGCCGTGCGCTTCAGCGAAACCGATGTGCGCCCGATGGGCCGTACTGCAGCCGGTGTGCGTGGCATGATGCTGGCCGAAGGTCAGCACGTGATTTCGCTGCTGGTCACCAATTCGGAAGAGCAGCAAGTGCTGACCGCCAGCGATGGCGGCTATGGCAAGCGCACCCGCACCGGCGAGTTCCGCCATACCAGCCGTGGCACCCAGGGCGTGATCGCGATGGACCTGACCGACAAGACTGGCCTCAAGCTGGTTGCGGCCAGCCTGGTGGAAGACAGCGACGATGTGATGCTGATCACCACCGGTGGCGTGCTGATTCGCACCAAGGTGTCGGAAGTGCGCGAAACCGGCCGCTCGGCCCAAGGCGTCCGCCTGATCAATCTGGACGAGGGCGAGAAACTGATCGGCCTGGAAAAGGTTGCCGAAGGCGAGTCTGACGAAGAGGCGGAAGTGGTCGACGGTGATGCGGCTGACGCACCGGCAGCCGACGCCGCCAGTGCAGGGGACGCCGAGGCATGA
- a CDS encoding ABC-F family ATP-binding cassette domain-containing protein — MIILKNVALRRGSKVLLDNASVTLNPGEKVGLVGRNGAGKSSLFAVLNGSLHEDGGDVSIPAQWRMAQVAQDMPETEQSATDFVVEGDTTLLAARLEVAEAEAGEDYMRMAHAYTALNDAGEHDAPARAQSLILGLGFSVAELSQPVNSFSGGWRMRLQLARALMCPSDLLLLDEPTNHLDLDALVWLEAWLKNYGGTMVVISHDREFLDAVTNVTLHVDNAKLVRYGGNYSKFEDMRAEQMILQQAAQAKQQEKIAHLQSFINRFKAKASKAKQAQSRVKALERMEKIAPVLAEADFQFEFKEPQSLPNPMLTMSQAEFGYPAAEDAPAGTPPTVIVRGVNRSVLAGQRIGILGANGQGKSTLVKTVAEALQATGGEIIRGKGLNIGYFSQQELDVLRPQDNPLEHMFRLARDIPAAIRPPANDCREQGLRNFLGTFNFSGDMVKQQVGSMSGGEKARLVLCMIVWQRPNLLLLDEPTNHLDLATREALSVALNEFEGSVMLVSHDRALLRAVCDEFWLVSRGGVKDFDGDLDDYQVYLLEEARRRREEAAGKR; from the coding sequence ATGATTATCTTAAAGAACGTGGCCTTGCGTCGCGGTAGTAAAGTTTTGCTCGACAACGCCTCGGTCACGCTCAATCCGGGCGAGAAAGTGGGCCTGGTTGGCCGCAATGGCGCTGGCAAGTCCTCCCTGTTTGCGGTGCTGAATGGCAGCCTGCATGAAGATGGCGGCGATGTGTCGATCCCAGCGCAGTGGCGCATGGCGCAGGTGGCGCAGGACATGCCGGAGACGGAGCAGAGCGCTACCGATTTCGTGGTCGAGGGCGATACCACCTTGCTGGCGGCGCGGCTGGAAGTGGCCGAAGCCGAGGCGGGCGAAGACTATATGCGCATGGCGCATGCCTATACCGCGCTGAATGATGCCGGCGAGCACGACGCGCCGGCCCGCGCCCAGTCGCTGATTCTGGGCCTGGGCTTTAGCGTGGCCGAGCTGAGTCAGCCGGTAAACAGTTTTTCCGGTGGCTGGCGCATGCGCTTGCAACTGGCCCGCGCGCTGATGTGTCCGTCTGATCTGCTGCTGCTGGACGAGCCGACCAACCACTTGGATCTGGACGCGCTGGTCTGGCTGGAAGCCTGGCTGAAAAATTATGGCGGCACCATGGTGGTGATCAGCCATGACCGCGAATTCCTAGATGCAGTCACTAATGTCACCTTGCATGTCGACAATGCCAAGCTGGTGCGCTACGGCGGCAATTACAGCAAGTTTGAAGACATGCGCGCCGAGCAGATGATTCTGCAGCAGGCCGCACAGGCCAAGCAGCAGGAGAAGATTGCCCATCTGCAAAGCTTCATCAATCGCTTCAAGGCCAAGGCCAGCAAGGCCAAGCAGGCGCAAAGCCGGGTCAAGGCGCTGGAGCGGATGGAGAAAATTGCTCCGGTGCTGGCCGAGGCGGATTTCCAGTTTGAATTCAAGGAGCCGCAAAGCCTGCCCAATCCGATGCTGACCATGTCGCAGGCCGAGTTTGGCTATCCGGCGGCAGAGGATGCCCCGGCAGGTACGCCGCCCACTGTCATCGTGCGTGGTGTCAATCGCTCGGTGCTGGCCGGGCAACGCATCGGCATTCTGGGGGCAAACGGGCAGGGCAAGTCGACACTGGTCAAGACCGTGGCAGAGGCCTTGCAGGCAACCGGTGGTGAGATCATTCGCGGCAAGGGGCTGAATATCGGCTACTTCTCGCAGCAGGAGCTGGACGTACTGCGCCCGCAGGACAATCCGCTGGAGCACATGTTCCGTCTGGCGCGCGACATTCCGGCGGCCATTCGTCCGCCAGCCAATGATTGCCGCGAGCAGGGGCTGCGCAACTTCCTCGGCACCTTCAACTTCAGCGGCGACATGGTCAAGCAGCAGGTAGGCAGCATGAGCGGCGGCGAAAAGGCGCGGCTGGTGCTGTGCATGATCGTGTGGCAGCGCCCCAATCTGCTGCTGCTGGATGAACCAACCAACCACCTGGATCTGGCCACCCGCGAAGCCTTGAGCGTGGCGCTGAACGAGTTCGAGGGTTCGGTCATGCTGGTGAGTCACGACCGCGCCTTGCTGCGTGCGGTGTGTGATGAGTTCTGGCTGGTTTCGCGCGGTGGGGTCAAGGATTTCGACGGCGATCTGGACGACTATCAGGTCTACCTGCTGGAAGAGGCGCGTCGTCGGCGCGAAGAAGCAGCCGGCAAGCGCTGA
- a CDS encoding methyl-accepting chemotaxis protein, translating into MLSRFTVRQKLLGSFSFIIVLLLVLLAAALGNMQTINSKIVDMTQDRYPKIALTNSITVKSLDIGRQIRNAVIFSAGDTEEYLAKVSSLDAAKNADMAKVEQLLSTAKGKELFAEMQEKNRALTAALEQAYPLIRSHKTTEAADVVKQKIAPANNAFMANLKEFADFQEGLMQKAMQDANAAYHQAVVSMLTVAGIALALALGSALFIARLITVPLQKSAQLVQRIRDGDLSGSDENIPAARDEALQIARGVQEMRSGLRGIVQAIQLNAHNVSDSARELSSMAEQVASGAQHQAEATAEAAATIEQLTVSINHVADNSDEATRQSCETGSLARDGGKEVIDSVARIQDVTRAVSGTSAQMNSLSGEVQQIGSIVTVIRDVADQTNLLALNAAIEAARAGEMGRGFAVVADEVRKLAERTTSSAQEITQMINSIQHGVTRVVGSMDASLESVNAVSSSTELASQTIERIGNSTHAIERSIANITGSLGEQRIASQSLAQNMERVSQMAEENSATVEELATTSAQLSALSHNLQDITARFKL; encoded by the coding sequence ATGCTGAGTAGATTCACTGTACGGCAAAAGCTGCTGGGGAGCTTTTCATTCATCATTGTGCTGCTGTTGGTTTTGCTGGCGGCTGCTCTTGGCAATATGCAAACCATAAACAGCAAAATTGTCGACATGACGCAGGATCGCTATCCCAAGATTGCACTCACCAACAGCATAACCGTTAAATCACTGGATATTGGCCGGCAGATACGCAATGCCGTTATCTTCAGTGCAGGCGACACTGAAGAGTACCTGGCGAAGGTCAGCAGCCTTGATGCTGCAAAAAACGCTGATATGGCCAAAGTAGAACAATTATTGTCGACGGCAAAAGGCAAGGAGCTATTTGCCGAAATGCAAGAGAAAAATCGTGCACTGACCGCAGCGCTGGAACAGGCCTATCCATTGATTCGCAGCCATAAAACCACAGAGGCGGCTGATGTTGTCAAACAGAAAATCGCACCAGCCAACAATGCGTTCATGGCCAACTTAAAGGAGTTTGCTGACTTCCAGGAGGGATTGATGCAGAAGGCCATGCAGGACGCCAATGCCGCCTACCATCAGGCCGTAGTGAGTATGTTGACGGTGGCTGGCATCGCCTTGGCGCTTGCCCTTGGCAGTGCCTTGTTTATTGCCAGACTTATCACTGTGCCGCTGCAGAAATCTGCGCAACTCGTACAAAGAATCCGTGATGGCGATTTGTCTGGTAGTGATGAAAATATTCCCGCTGCCCGCGATGAGGCCCTGCAAATCGCCAGAGGTGTTCAGGAAATGCGTAGTGGCCTGCGTGGCATCGTGCAGGCTATCCAGCTGAATGCTCACAATGTTTCGGACTCGGCCCGCGAGCTATCCAGCATGGCCGAACAGGTTGCCAGCGGAGCGCAACATCAGGCTGAAGCGACGGCCGAAGCCGCCGCCACCATCGAGCAGCTTACCGTCAGCATCAACCATGTTGCCGACAACTCTGACGAAGCAACCCGCCAATCCTGCGAAACTGGCAGCCTGGCAAGAGATGGCGGCAAAGAGGTCATCGACTCAGTGGCGCGTATTCAGGATGTTACCCGCGCAGTAAGTGGCACATCCGCGCAAATGAATTCGCTGAGTGGCGAGGTGCAGCAAATCGGCAGCATTGTCACGGTTATCCGCGATGTGGCCGACCAGACCAATCTGCTGGCCCTGAACGCGGCCATTGAGGCGGCTCGCGCTGGAGAAATGGGCCGGGGTTTTGCCGTCGTGGCCGATGAAGTACGCAAACTTGCTGAGCGCACAACATCATCCGCACAGGAAATCACCCAGATGATCAACTCCATTCAGCATGGTGTGACACGGGTGGTTGGCAGCATGGATGCCAGCCTGGAAAGCGTAAATGCCGTATCCAGCAGCACCGAGCTGGCGTCACAAACAATCGAACGCATTGGTAATAGCACCCACGCAATCGAGCGCAGCATCGCGAATATCACCGGATCACTGGGCGAGCAACGAATTGCCAGCCAAAGCCTGGCGCAAAATATGGAGCGTGTCTCGCAGATGGCCGAAGAAAACAGTGCCACGGTAGAGGAGCTTGCAACCACCTCCGCGCAACTGAGCGCACTCTCTCATAATCTGCAGGATATTACGGCCCGATTTAAGCTGTAA
- a CDS encoding amino acid ABC transporter substrate-binding protein, translated as MKRFAIAALLASLLPGLAGAEDLAKIKSAGVIRVGTEGTYAPFTYHDASGKLVGFDVEIAQAVAARLGVKAEFIEGKWDGLIAGLDANRYDAVANEVSITDARKAKYDFSSAYIASKAALIVNGNSSIKSFADLKGKKSANTLTSNFGKLAQSFGAEVVPVQGFNDSLELLASGRVDATINDSLSFLDYKKHQPHSKLKIAATEKDADFSGIIFRKGNPQLQAAINKALADIKADGSYQKISFKYFGEDVSH; from the coding sequence GTGAAACGATTTGCCATTGCCGCCCTGCTCGCCTCCCTGCTGCCCGGCCTTGCCGGCGCAGAAGACCTTGCCAAGATCAAATCCGCCGGGGTGATCCGCGTGGGTACCGAAGGCACGTATGCCCCCTTCACCTACCACGACGCCAGCGGCAAGTTGGTGGGCTTTGATGTGGAAATCGCCCAGGCTGTGGCCGCCAGGCTGGGGGTGAAAGCTGAATTCATCGAAGGCAAATGGGATGGCCTGATTGCCGGCCTGGATGCCAACCGCTACGACGCCGTGGCCAACGAGGTATCGATTACCGATGCGCGCAAGGCCAAGTACGACTTCTCCAGCGCTTATATCGCCTCCAAGGCCGCGCTGATCGTTAACGGCAACAGCAGCATCAAGAGCTTTGCCGACCTCAAGGGCAAAAAATCCGCCAATACCCTGACCAGCAATTTTGGCAAGCTGGCGCAGTCCTTCGGGGCGGAAGTGGTGCCGGTACAAGGCTTTAACGATTCGCTGGAGCTGCTGGCCTCTGGCCGGGTGGATGCCACCATCAACGACAGCTTGTCCTTTCTGGATTACAAAAAGCACCAGCCCCACTCCAAGCTGAAGATTGCCGCCACCGAAAAAGACGCCGACTTCTCCGGCATCATTTTCCGCAAGGGCAACCCGCAGTTGCAGGCCGCCATCAACAAGGCTCTGGCCGATATCAAGGCGGACGGCAGCTACCAGAAAATTTCCTTCAAATACTTTGGCGAGGACGTGTCGCACTAA
- a CDS encoding amino acid ABC transporter permease, with the protein MPEWLKLMVESLPPLLYAGLVFTVPLTLLSFACGLSLGFVTALVRLYGPKTLADGFRFYVWLIRGTPLLVQLFLIFYGLPKAGIVFDPLPAAVIGFSLNVGAYTSEVIRAALLAVPRGQWEAAYSIGLTWAQAMRRTILPQASRVAVPPLANTFISLIKDTSLAAVLTVPEIFQAAQRIASVTYEPLILYTETALIYLLFSSVLSTGQQKLEARFGQHLHQAQETK; encoded by the coding sequence ATGCCTGAATGGTTGAAACTGATGGTGGAGTCGTTGCCGCCACTGCTGTATGCAGGGCTGGTTTTCACCGTGCCGCTTACCCTGCTGTCCTTTGCCTGTGGCCTGTCGCTGGGCTTTGTCACCGCGCTGGTCCGCCTGTATGGCCCGAAAACGCTGGCTGATGGCTTCCGTTTTTATGTGTGGCTGATCCGCGGTACGCCGCTGCTGGTGCAGCTGTTCCTGATTTTCTACGGTCTGCCCAAGGCCGGCATCGTGTTCGACCCGCTGCCGGCAGCGGTGATCGGCTTTTCGCTGAATGTGGGGGCCTATACCTCGGAGGTCATCCGCGCCGCGCTGCTGGCCGTGCCGCGCGGGCAATGGGAAGCCGCCTACTCCATCGGCCTGACCTGGGCGCAGGCCATGCGCCGCACCATCCTGCCGCAGGCCAGCCGGGTGGCGGTGCCACCACTGGCCAATACCTTTATCTCGCTGATCAAGGACACCTCGCTGGCCGCGGTGCTGACTGTGCCGGAAATTTTCCAGGCGGCGCAGCGCATTGCCTCGGTCACGTATGAACCGCTGATTCTGTATACCGAAACCGCGTTGATCTACCTGCTGTTCAGCTCGGTACTGTCTACCGGACAACAAAAGCTGGAAGCACGCTTTGGCCAACACCTGCATCAGGCCCAGGAGACGAAATGA
- a CDS encoding amino acid ABC transporter ATP-binding protein, producing MIELRHIDKHFGSQHVLKQVSLQVAAGQVTALIGPSGSGKSTLLRCINLLETPTAGQLTVGEASLNFTPGQAQPSRQDIHHLRLQTGMVFQNFQLFPHRTALENVMEGLLIVKKWPRAQAEARARELLQQVGMAHKADAWPGTLSGGQQQRVAIARALAQSPGLLLCDEPTSALDPELASEVVAVLRELAANKITMLIATHDLRLAATLADTVVFLEDGQIVEQGSSRQLFLQPQNPRTASYVSTLKEGLPEAWQA from the coding sequence ATGATTGAACTTCGCCATATCGACAAGCACTTTGGCAGCCAGCATGTGCTGAAGCAGGTGTCATTGCAGGTGGCCGCAGGCCAGGTTACTGCGCTGATCGGCCCTTCCGGCAGTGGAAAAAGCACCCTGCTGCGTTGCATCAACCTGCTGGAAACCCCCACGGCAGGTCAGCTGACGGTGGGCGAGGCCAGCCTGAACTTTACCCCTGGTCAGGCACAGCCCAGCCGGCAGGACATTCACCACCTGCGCCTGCAAACCGGCATGGTGTTCCAGAATTTCCAGCTGTTTCCACACCGCACTGCGCTGGAAAACGTGATGGAAGGCCTGCTGATCGTGAAAAAGTGGCCGCGCGCCCAGGCCGAAGCGCGGGCGCGCGAACTGTTGCAACAGGTGGGCATGGCACACAAGGCCGATGCCTGGCCCGGCACCCTGTCCGGTGGCCAGCAGCAACGGGTGGCCATTGCCCGTGCGCTGGCGCAATCGCCCGGCCTGCTGCTGTGTGACGAACCCACCTCGGCGCTAGACCCGGAACTGGCCAGCGAAGTGGTGGCCGTGCTGCGCGAACTGGCCGCCAACAAGATAACCATGCTGATTGCCACGCACGACCTGCGCCTTGCCGCCACCCTGGCCGATACCGTGGTGTTTCTGGAAGATGGCCAGATCGTGGAACAAGGCAGCAGCCGCCAGCTGTTCCTGCAACCACAAAACCCGCGTACTGCCAGCTATGTGTCCACACTGAAAGAAGGTTTGCCCGAAGCCTGGCAAGCCTGA